In Neomonachus schauinslandi chromosome 8, ASM220157v2, whole genome shotgun sequence, the genomic stretch GctccttccccatcctcccaGCGACCCATATCACATTTCCATCTCTGTTTATCACTGTTCACCCAGGGACTCAAAAATGTGGGAAGAATAGTATCCCAGGGAAGGTTCTAGGTGGTATGGGGTCATTTTGAATTCATAAAACTGCAACGCTGATCTTAATGACTGTCATCAAGCTACATCATAACTGCCTACAGCTGtgtttttcctgcctttctttttcatctctttgttcaTGAAACTTCAGTTTTCCAACTTGAATTCCGTGAAACCAGCTTTTATTTGGgcttttgcaaaatattttggaGGATTGTACCCACATGGTTTCCAAATTAGGAgtgtatatgaaagaaaaaaaaaaggtaactgtgAAGTAAGGTGATGGGTAGATTAATTAACTTGATTGGGAAGATCATTTCATGATGTatgcatatatcaaaacatcatattgtacaccttaaatgtacACAGTGTTTATTTGTtgatcatacctcaataaaactggggaaaaaagagtgTCTGTGGAAGGCAGCGTAGAAGGGTTTGGCCTCCCCTGACAGGAATGTGCCTTTGTTCCCAGGATGACTACATGGAAGCCTTGGCCAGGCTCCACCTCACCGTGACCAGGGCCTACAAAGTGAACACTGACATCAACTTCGAGGTGTTTATTCATAAAGTGGATGGTCTGTCAGATGACCACAAAATTGAAACCCAAAGAGATATTCATCAGAGGGCAAACGATGACCTTGCAGATGCTGGATTAGAAAAAATTCACCTCAGGTGAGAACAGAAACCCTTCCGGAATCACAGTAATCGACGGAAAAAAGCAGGTGTGGAGTCCAAAGTCAGCACGAGCAGTTTGGTGTTCACCTGTTTACCCTCTTTGTGCTGTACACATTGGGACAGGATTTGGGCAAAGCAAACTTTGCATGTGCTAATTctaattcttgtttttgttttttaaacaaatggtcaAAGCTAATGTTTTCCCCACATGTGAAAAACATAAAACTCAGGAACATAATCTAGGAAGTTAATCAATGCTGAAGTTTATAATTCTTGATAAATATGATAGTATTTATAGTCACAAGTAAAAGAGAATTCTGAAGATAATTCAAATAGAAATACAGAGGAAAACCACTTCTCtgtcagttgtttttctttttaagattttatttttaagtaatctctactccaacatggggctcgaacttacaaccccaagatcaagagtcgcatgttccaccaactaagccagccaggtgcccctctattagTTTTTTATGGGGAACTGTATGCATCATTCGATTTGCAGATTGGAAAATGAAGATCTTAGATGCTTCAATACCAGTAACATAGCCATTACTAACCTAACAGGAGTGTATAGAGATGACCTGGTGGGGATTCTTCTGCAGAATGTAAGGAAACTCATATGGGCACATACCACTGTATTTTTAAGCTTTCCAGTCCAGCCAGTCAGCAGATGAGAATGGGCACAATTCTTGCtttttgggggctggggaggaatgGCTTGTTAAGACACGTTCATTTTTTGCTGAGGTCATTGTAAGTTCTGAAGGGGGCTAGAATGCGTGCGTAGGGACTGTAGGTACACACGGCCGGGCACCAGTGTTGTGACAGCCTAAGCAATCTGTTCCCCAATCAGAAGGAAAATGTGACGaaatactgttttctctttcagctTCTATTTGACAAGCATATATGATCATTCAATATTTGAAGCTTTTAGCAAAGTGGTTCAGAAACTGATTCCACAACTCCCCACCCTGGAGAATTTGCTAAACATCTTTATCTCAGTAAGTAAATAATTTTCTCCTGGTAGAATCATTTGCAGAATTTTAGAATAACATTGCAGGTGTGAAAATGGTCTTATTTCTGCTTGCTCTTACGGCATTGCAAGGTCACTGAAGGGATTACTCTGGAAGATTGCTCCTACGTGCTGTTTTATGTTCTCTAACATTTCACTCCCCAAACCATTCCTGTACTGCCCTGGTATAATTAGAGTGTTTATTAAAGTTGTAGGCAGTCATTCAATGTTGATAGAGCCCTACGAGATGCAGGAAGCTTAAGGGTGGTTGTGGCACTAAGATATAACCTGTTGAATATTTTCTATCTGTTTAACACTGTGGATGATGTGCTGGCTGAATGAATCCTATAGACCGTCAGGTCTAGGAAAGCTCTGCTGCTGACTCGAGTCAGACTTGTTGGTTGTACTCATATTTACTCTGTCGCTCCATAGtttgggtttgtttatttttaaaattttatttatttatttatttaaagattttatttatttgacagagagagagagtacaagcagggggagtggcaggcagagggagagggagaagcagactccctgctgagcagggaccctgctgtgaggatcctgggatcatgacctgagctgaaggtagacgctcaaccaactgagccacccaggtgtccctaaatttattttattttaaaatttacagtcagtaaaattagtgtttttacttGCCTTTTCCTAACTGCAGGTACATCTCTAAGAGCCAGGAAACACTGCCCAATTTGTTTACCTACagtaaataatttatgaaaaataagaattttccatttcttatgcAAATCCATTATAAAGGTTTATGTGAGGtttaaattgtaataaaatagaacaaaacttttagtaaattaatttttgttcattcatattttacattgaggatggcatgtaattttttttatacagTGATGACATGTTCTAAAATCATTGTCCCTTTAAGACAGtatcttctttttgtttcagaATTCTGGAATTGAAAAGGCATTTCTCTTTGATGTGGTCAGTAAAATTTATATTGCAACTGATAGTACCCCAGTGGATATGCAAACCTATGAGCTCTGCTGTGATATGATCGATGTGGTTATTGACATCTCTTGTATTTATGGGTaagtaaaatattcttaaagGGTACAAATAAGCCATACTTCAGATTAGAAAATGAAACCTTTCATAACCTTTGTAACATttgcatttacttatttgattttaatacttttgttttaaatgactGAGATCTGTAAATAAATATACCACTTAGCATGCAATAACAACCAAAAATAATTGAGTAAATGCCTGACATTTTACTAATAAGTGTATtgcatacattatatcatttaattccCTGCTATTCCATGAGGTGggaattattatccccattttagaaatggggaaactgaggttcagagtggTTAGATTTCTGACCCCTTCTCACACTGTCAATAAAGGacagaactggaatttgaactcaaATCTAACTGATTCCTGGTTCTTCTACTGAAAAATCTGTCATCATATCATAATGTCATACACACTTGGGAGAGACTAATAGGATCCTCGAACTCTAAATACATATCTCATATTAACAATAGTTCTATTACTTTCTTCATTATAGGAAATAACTGCCGGATTTTCTTTAACATACTTTGTCTTCTTTTACGAGCAGCAGAGAATTACAAAACTAAGCAAACAACATTACCTGTTTATTATCATGGTCTTAGAGTCTTGGGAAACGGAACCTCCTGTAcacttccaatattttttttttttttaaagattttatttatttatttgagacagagagaatgagagacagagagcatgagagggaggagggtcagagggagaagcagactccctgccgagcagggagcccgatgcgggactcgatccagggactccaggatcatgacctgagccgaaggcagtcgcttaaccaactgagccacccaggcgcccggtacacttccaatattataaaataaacaaggagTGGAAAAAACTGATTGTCGTACCAGACATAGAAACAattctacataattttaaatttcctgaatGGGTGTCATATAGAGTAAATGGATATGAATTAGTTTGTCTGTCTTATTAAGATCAAGTTGTTGCTGTCGATTTATATTGGATCTTACATGTTTATCCAATCATTGATGGGTAAGGCTCTTGTTCATCTTCCCTTTTACTCACCAGCTGTTACCTGCCTCACACAGCCTCCTCCGTCAACTTCGGTGAGGTTCCCggtctccccatttctctcttcctctgtctgaaaATCCTTTGCCCCCTCAGTTCAGATTCTTTCTGCTATACACACAAGCACGCAGGGTCCCTTCCATTATGAAATAGGGAAAGTGATACTATTATACTGTAGTGAGGATGACATATCGTTAGGCTTCAGCTGGTAGGCCCTGGATAAATGTtgctgccattattattattattaattattattattattattaaacgtTGCCATCTGGCTTTAGGAACAGACCTTATTCCCCAAGATTACTGCGttcttagtattattattaaacaCTGCCATCTGGCTTCAGAAATAGACCTTGTTTTCCAAGATTATTGCTCTATAGCATTCTATTGTTTTTAAACTCTAAGTGGATTGACCTTGAAATAGTCATGGAAACTGAATGTATCCTGATTACAGTCTAGATTGCTGTGGTAATCAAATACAATAAACACAATTAATCTGGCACCTATTTAATGATAAGCGTAATCATTATTGTGCCATATGGTAATTAGATGTAAGTGGTAAACTGTTCATGTAAATGATGTTAATCAGAGTTCCTCTTACCCAGCTAAAACAAACATGAGGAGGGCGGCAGCAGGAGGAGTCAGATTGTTTTTCTGTGGCGGAATGCAGTGCTTCTGAGAACCCATCAGGTGCAGTAAGAACCAGTCTGGGTCACCAGTTGGGCTTGGGCCCTGGAGTTTCCTCAGTGTTTGCTGGAGCCACAAGGAGCCAGCCCAGCTAACTGGCAGTGACGGAGGAAACAGGCTTGCTGCCAGGTCCCAGCTGCTCCGTGGAGACCAGCAGGGCCCGAGGCAGGTGACCCGGCGCCCCGGTCAGTCTGCCCCGGAATCTGCTGAGCGTGTGCTCTCCAAacgcgcgcgcgtgcgcacacacacacacacacacacactttaaaatacattgcagctgcctgtgttctcactGCTTTGTGAACGCAGACTTGAGGAGTAGCACATAGTTGTTGCAGTAGTAATCCGTCACCAGTGtttacttgtaattttttttgtctttctggttTTTCCAATTTGTTTAATGCCTACTTTTTTCTGAATATGAATGCAATCCATGCTCATtgcaaaaaatatgtaaaagcataaagaataaaattaaaatagcccATAATATCATCACCTAGAGGCAGTCactattaccattttattatgttttattctttttttttaaagatttcatttatttatttgagagagagcatgagtgggaggggagagggacacagggagaagcagactccccactgagcaaggagctggacttggggcttgatcccaggacgctgggatcgtgacctgagctgaaggcagatgcttaactgactgagccacccagttgcccctaatgtgttttattcttatttctctgtGTAATTTTTAGGATAATGTGATCactttgtatatataattttatatatatcctGCTTTATGCATTTAACATTATCACCTAAGAATTTTCTTGTGTTATTAAGTGCTGTTAGTAAATTTTCTTCATTGggtaaaaaaattcaaatgtttcaGTTTTTTGTTCTCAGAACATTGCTTATTAGCGAGAGAAATTCAGTCTAGAAAAACAGCAGCTAAAAATAGTACAAAGGATGTTAAGAATTCTGATAAAGCATCTTTAACATCTGAGATCCAAcacttcttaaagatttttctttaatgttttggtAGGTCACAGTGAGttgaatcctttttaaaaaaattttcttccccgggcgcctggatggctcagtcattaagggcctgcctttggctcaggtcatgatcccagggtcctgggttggagtcccACATCCGCATAAGGtgtcctgctctgcgggaagcctgctcctccctctcccactccccctgctcgagttccctctctcactgtctctctctgtcaaataaataaaatctttaaaaacaaacaaaaaaaccactttcTTCCCCAATTTACTTTTAAGTAGCCATGTATGTGCCAgttgaaaatattctcaaaactAAGAACTTACATTTCCTTTGAAATACTCTACAATTCAGGCTTTTTATTTAATCTGGTTTGTCACCCTACCTCCTTATGATATCTTTGAGACTAAAAGCATTAACCCTGAAATTAGATTAGTTTGAGGTCCGGGCTCTACCCCCATCATCAGCTTTGACCAAATTATCCTATTTCCCCTAGCCTCAGTTCCTCAATACCCAGCTTAGAGGATTCTTAGGCCAGGCCATAgataattcatgataaaaactaagAATGGTGCCTGTCACATTGTAAATGTTGGCTCTTATTCTGCAAAGGGATCAGGCTTAGCACCAGTCGTGTTACTATGTTGTATTAATAAGGTCTAGCACAATTCCAATTAAGTCAAATTTATGGTCAATTATTCATTAATTTGGGaagtaaaaatacacatacacatacagttTCAGATAAGGGGAAACGGTGCAGAAAAGTGCTCCTTTGCCTATGAGGAGAGGACATGTACCTCTGATTACATCAGTGTCTTTAGAGGGTCCAGTTTTGATCATTAAAGGGCATcattcattatcatcatcatcatcatcatggttAACATTCATTGTGCATTTTACATGGTCTGAGGACTATGCTCAGTGCTATATATCTATTATTTCATTGCATTGGGAAACTTTGAGGTAATTACTGTTAGTATACAGATAAGGGaattgaggctcaaagaagttacCTTGCTCCAGTTCACAAAATAAGTGAGCTGGCGTTCAAACCCAAGTCATCTGTGTCTGCAGGCCACATCTTTTCTTAAATAGACCAGtgtatttatttagtgtttagttttgaaaaaatttcaaacctacagaaaatgTGCAAGGATAGTCCAGTGAGCTCCTATATGATACCGTTCACTGGGATCCACCCATTTTTACCAATTTGCCatatttgctctctctttttctaatacattttgTGGTTGGTTTTTGCCAAACCATTTGAGAGTGAATTGCAGACATCATGATTCTTTGATCCTAGCTACTTGAGTgtctatctctttaaaaaaaaacagacattctCTTACAGGACCACTGTTTACCAAATTAAGCATATTTAGCATGGCTACAATAATGCACTATCTAATATATTGTCCATATTCAGATCTTACCAATGGTCCCAATTCTATCTTTTATCCCTGATCCGGGATCTAGGCCAGTGTTTGgctgtcatgtctccttaggcttctGTAATTTGGAAGAGTCATTCGGCTCTCCTCAGTCTTCATCAGACCATGCTTTTGACAGCCTGGTTATTCTGTCAGGAAAAAACAAGAAGCCCTTATGGGCTATGGAGGGAAGAATGGCTAACCTCCATCCCTCACCTGTGTTCCTCAGGTGCCTGGAGAGATGCCTCCCTTCCCCAACAGCCACTCATTGTGTCCGTAGGAAGGGACTGTCATACACCATGTACATTcttgtgattttttgttttgaagactTTTGCTGAAAGGCCCTGTAATTGTAAACAACTTCTCATTATGATTATCACTCTGTGTAGTAGAGCTGGTCTCTGTCGCTGGGTTACAATTTGTAGTTTCTTCTCAATGGTCACATACATTCTGGTTTCTGTCCCCATGTAGTCTCAAAGAAGATGGAGCAGGAACCCCGTATGACAAGGAATCCACAGCCATTATAAAGCTGAACAATACCAcagttctttatttaaaagaggTGACGAAGTTCCTGGCTCTTGTCTGCTTTGTCAGAGAGGAAAGCTTTGAAAGAAAAggtaattttgtgtgtgtgtgatttaaatgaaatgtttcatttcaGACTGATAACTGCTTCTACTGCTTGTCGAATGTGGGTGATCAGCAGCATGCCTCCTGAAGCTTCCAGGCTTGAGTCACAGGTCACCTTGGCTCCTCACCATGGCTGCCAGGCTTTTGGGATCCAGGAAGCAGCCTGCCCTCTAGTGATGCAGTGCTATGACGAGAGGGGGCAGCAGACAGTCCTCCCAGGGGTTCTGGCTTTTCCTGGAGTGAAGCTGGTTGAAGCCTTGTTAACAGGCTGTAACATCTCTTGCCAGGGAGGGCCCAGCAGCCTGCGGTGAGGGCCAAGGCCTCCCTCCTGGTCCACTCCTCTAGAAGGTCTTAGGGACCGTGGGACCACTTGAGATCCCTGTGTAAAGGAGGGGATTTGTACAACATTAAAGCGAGACGTATTTAACTTCTCTTCACCCTTTATACATTCTTTAGTCCTCAAAACACAGGGATGGCATCATGATTCTGAAAAGGGAAgacatgaatgtacttaataagGTCACTaataagtgaaacaaaaacaaaagatatataaatgataaatgtgatataatataaatgtataatatataaatataaaataaataagtaaataaatataaataaaataaaactaaagcaaCTAACCTCAAAGAGATACTCATTTTCCCCCTACTGTTTAAACTGGGAATTTAAACTACTATTTAAAACAGCTTACTGACATGCTAGGGATTTTTGCTAGCAACTAGGGCATGATTTACCAATTTGGGGGGtaaaaaaattcccaacagaGTGCCAATAGTAACATTTACTAAAATagccttttttcctcccttataaGCACAcatgttcattataaaaatattttgagaatttggggaagtataaataacaaaatgaaaccaCTCAATTTTGCCATCTAGAGCTAAATTCTATGTTACAtttctgagattttctttctcttttctttcctccccccccatcttgccttcttcccttctctcatcCCTCCTTTCCTGCCAACAAGAGGGGGCCATATTGTCTATCTGGTTTTACATCtgttatttttactcatttatatCATGAAAATGTTCCTAAGTCATTGAGCATGGaaacataatttacatttttattgtttctttttattacaaaagcaaCAGATTCACTTAGAAAATTTAGAAgtaacatggggcgcctgggtggctcagtcgttaagcgtctgccttcagctcgggtcaagatcctggggtcctgggatcaagcccctcatcgggctccctgctcagcgggaagcctgcttctccctctcccactccccctgcttatgtttcctctctcgctgtgtctctctctgtcaaataaataaaatctttaaaaaaaaaaaaaaagaaaatttagaagtaacaaataagcaaaaaaataattatcGACAACTTCTCACTCAGAAATCACTCTCGacattttctttataacttttcAGACTTTTTCATCTGTAGCTATGTCTCTATCTATATGTGATGGTATGATAAATATTACTATGTAACCATCACTGAATTACAGTGAGGTAATTACAGACATCTTTCTAATTCACTAAGCCTTTTTTTACCACATCATTTTAATGATTATGTTAGtttcttttattgttaaaaatttatattgtttctaGATTTTAATGTTGTAAATAATCTGTAATGACCTTCTTTGCActgtatatttgtatacattttggttatttcctCCAGAGAAACTTCAGCAAATGGAATTACTTAGATCCAAGGGCAGGATAGGCATGTTTTGGTGGCTTCTAATTACCAAAATGTCCAGTGTTATGGGTTTATGCTACTAAGAGAATATAAGTGTGTCCATTTTGCTGTATTCCTATCAATATTCGGTATTagcactaaaaaattatttattaaaaactagtatcatttgaatttacatttccttgcttcttggtgaagttgcatatttttcttatatttactgACTGTTATCAACCAAATTGCCTTTTGTGTTCTTGGCCTTCAAAACTTGTAATTAAGTGGTGTTAATCTTTTACTCCTTAGTTTCATCTTGCTGAAAGTAAGAACAGGTTATATAATAGGCTCATGGAATTTTGACAGGACCATACCTTGTTTCATTCTCTCAATTATAGATGATTTTACCCAGACCCGGAACTATAAGTTTCTCTCGAAGTCCTACCACCAGTGTATGGCAGACAGAGCTAAGATTCCTGGGCTTGTCCCTACATAGAATCAGTTGTGTGTATTGTGTTTTAAaccattatacatatatttccttggTTAAAGata encodes the following:
- the RRAGD gene encoding ras-related GTP-binding protein D, with product MSQVLGKPQPEDEDDDEEDELVGLADYGDGPDSSDADPDSGAEEGVLDFSDPFSTEVKPRILLMGLRRSGKSSIQKVVFHKMSPNETLFLESTNKICREDVSNSSFVNFQIWDFPGQIDFFDPTFDYEMIFRGTGALIFVIDSQDDYMEALARLHLTVTRAYKVNTDINFEVFIHKVDGLSDDHKIETQRDIHQRANDDLADAGLEKIHLSFYLTSIYDHSIFEAFSKVVQKLIPQLPTLENLLNIFISNSGIEKAFLFDVVSKIYIATDSTPVDMQTYELCCDMIDVVIDISCIYGLKEDGAGTPYDKESTAIIKLNNTTVLYLKEVTKFLALVCFVREESFERKGLIDYNFHCFRKAIHEVFEVRMKMVKSRKVQNRLQKKKGATPNGTPNVLL